Proteins from a genomic interval of Oceanispirochaeta crateris:
- a CDS encoding ferritin family protein yields the protein MHSFREIMDFAIAREKDAVLFYQYLQKKVRFESQKEVLREFELIEIGHVQLLERVKTQQSMDKLSRNLPEDLQLSSYLHDVKPDENMTYQQILITAMKKEERSAVLYSSLRDQSEDPDLRKIFDQLMKEEENHRHHFETLYEKDIQEQSKD from the coding sequence GTGCATAGTTTTCGAGAAATCATGGATTTCGCAATTGCCCGCGAAAAGGATGCTGTTCTGTTCTATCAGTATCTTCAAAAAAAGGTCCGCTTTGAGAGCCAGAAAGAGGTTCTTAGGGAGTTTGAATTGATAGAAATCGGGCATGTACAGCTGCTGGAAAGAGTTAAAACACAGCAATCTATGGATAAGCTCTCCCGTAATCTGCCCGAGGATTTACAGCTGTCCAGTTACCTTCATGATGTCAAGCCCGATGAAAATATGACTTATCAGCAGATTCTTATAACGGCCATGAAGAAAGAAGAGAGATCTGCTGTTTTGTACTCATCATTGAGAGATCAATCGGAAGATCCGGATCTCCGAAAGATCTTTGATCAGCTAATGAAGGAAGAAGAAAATCATCGCCATCATTTTGAAACACTCTATGAAAAGGATATTCAGGAACAATCCAAAGACTAA
- a CDS encoding ABC transporter ATP-binding protein, which produces MIKKFIAYYKPHKALFILDMFCAIAASILSIFFPFLTRSLLGTYLPSKNIAVIRNILILMLAIYIIKSILTYIRIKWGHILGVRMEADMRQDLFSHIQKLSFSYFDRVKTGHLMSRISNDLSVIAEVAHHAPEDLLISIIILVMAYIMMFVFNTSLALISLIPIPLMLFWGLYMGKRLKKGFRAIRKEIAEINSTVENSVQGIREVKSFANESLENNKFHRTNKSFRMAKEVMYQRMARFHSFMDFLREIYYFCIIAGGTILIFQDKLPLVDLLAFILYVGVILPPIDRLINFTEQLQEGMSSFERFQEIMEIQPDIKDSPAAVDLQVEGASLVLKDVNFKYDKSPDWILKNINMDVSKGETIALAGESGAGKSTLAALIPRFYELSNGTIHIDGQDISSVTQNSLRKAIGIVQQNVFLFDGTIAENICYGKEGASESEISEALRMANLDEFVSTLPEGLDTQVGERGVLLSGGQKQRISIARVFLKNPELLILDEATSALDNESESLIQEALWKLSRNRTTIIIAHRLSTIMKADRIYVMKQGEIVEQGSHSELLAMEGYYKSLADKGTLVSAEN; this is translated from the coding sequence ATGATTAAGAAATTTATTGCCTATTACAAACCTCATAAAGCCCTTTTTATTCTGGATATGTTCTGTGCCATCGCCGCATCGATACTCTCCATTTTTTTCCCGTTCCTAACACGTTCTCTATTGGGAACCTACCTTCCTTCAAAAAATATCGCCGTTATCAGGAATATACTGATCCTGATGCTGGCCATTTATATCATAAAATCAATATTGACCTACATCCGAATCAAGTGGGGTCATATTTTGGGAGTCCGGATGGAAGCAGACATGAGACAGGATCTGTTTTCCCATATTCAAAAACTCTCCTTCAGCTACTTTGACAGGGTAAAAACAGGACACCTCATGAGCCGTATATCCAACGACTTGAGCGTCATTGCCGAAGTAGCCCATCATGCACCGGAAGATCTCCTCATTTCCATCATCATCCTGGTCATGGCCTATATCATGATGTTTGTTTTTAATACATCCCTGGCTCTGATCTCCCTGATCCCCATCCCGCTGATGCTATTTTGGGGACTCTATATGGGAAAAAGGCTGAAAAAGGGGTTCAGAGCCATCCGGAAGGAAATTGCCGAAATCAACAGCACTGTGGAGAATTCTGTCCAGGGTATCCGGGAAGTCAAATCCTTCGCCAATGAATCATTGGAAAATAATAAATTCCACAGGACCAATAAATCCTTTAGAATGGCCAAAGAGGTGATGTATCAGAGGATGGCCCGTTTCCATTCCTTTATGGATTTTCTCAGAGAGATTTACTATTTTTGTATCATTGCCGGTGGTACCATTCTGATTTTTCAGGACAAACTCCCCCTGGTTGATCTTCTGGCATTCATCCTTTACGTAGGAGTCATTCTTCCCCCCATAGACAGATTAATCAATTTCACAGAGCAACTGCAGGAGGGCATGTCCTCCTTTGAACGTTTTCAGGAGATCATGGAAATACAACCCGATATCAAGGATAGTCCCGCGGCGGTAGATCTTCAGGTTGAGGGCGCCTCTCTGGTTCTAAAAGATGTGAACTTTAAATACGATAAATCGCCCGATTGGATACTAAAAAATATAAATATGGATGTCAGCAAGGGAGAAACCATCGCCCTGGCGGGAGAGTCAGGAGCCGGAAAAAGCACACTGGCGGCTCTTATTCCCCGATTTTATGAGTTGAGTAATGGAACCATTCATATCGACGGCCAGGATATCTCTTCGGTTACTCAAAACAGCCTCAGGAAGGCCATAGGAATTGTTCAGCAGAATGTATTTCTCTTTGATGGAACCATTGCAGAAAATATCTGTTACGGGAAAGAGGGAGCCAGCGAATCTGAGATTTCAGAGGCCCTGAGAATGGCCAACCTGGATGAATTTGTGAGCACTCTTCCCGAGGGGTTGGATACTCAAGTGGGAGAACGGGGAGTACTCCTATCAGGTGGTCAGAAACAGCGGATTTCCATTGCCAGAGTTTTCCTAAAGAATCCAGAACTCCTGATCCTAGATGAAGCCACCAGCGCTCTGGACAACGAATCGGAAAGTTTGATTCAGGAGGCCCTGTGGAAGCTATCCAGAAATAGAACAACCATCATCATCGCCCATAGGCTGTCCACCATCATGAAGGCTGACAGAATCTATGTCATGAAACAGGGCGAAATTGTCGAACAGGGTTCACATAGTGAATTGCTGGCAATGGAAGGGTACTATAAGTCCCTGGCCGATAAGGGAACCCTGGTATCAGCAGAAAACTAG
- a CDS encoding carbonic anhydrase, with product MDKLLNGVVEFRKQDFEDHKTLFKNLKGEQKPHTLFIGCCDSRIVPALITKTLPGELFIIRNIANMVPPYRLANEYLSTTSAIEYALQALEVETIVVCGHSNCGGCATLNDQPSVKNLPHTSKWMELAATVKEKVNQQLPEHDTLAREWLTEQTNVVEQMKHLLTYPYIKDKFKAGKLTIMGWYYIIETGEVFNYNKEENCFTLMN from the coding sequence ATGGATAAACTCTTGAACGGCGTTGTCGAATTTAGAAAACAGGACTTTGAGGATCACAAGACTCTTTTTAAGAACCTGAAAGGAGAGCAGAAACCGCACACCCTGTTTATTGGCTGCTGTGATTCCAGGATTGTACCCGCCCTGATTACGAAAACACTCCCGGGCGAATTGTTCATCATAAGGAATATTGCGAATATGGTGCCTCCCTACCGCCTTGCCAACGAATATCTGTCAACAACCTCTGCCATTGAGTATGCCTTACAGGCTCTCGAAGTGGAGACGATCGTCGTGTGCGGGCACAGCAACTGCGGTGGATGTGCGACCCTGAATGACCAGCCTTCGGTGAAGAACCTTCCCCATACGAGTAAATGGATGGAACTGGCGGCAACAGTGAAGGAAAAAGTAAACCAACAACTGCCCGAACATGACACTCTTGCCCGGGAATGGCTGACAGAGCAGACGAATGTGGTAGAACAGATGAAGCACCTACTGACCTATCCCTATATCAAAGACAAATTTAAAGCCGGAAAGCTGACAATCATGGGATGGTACTACATTATAGAAACCGGAGAAGTATTCAATTACAACAAAGAGGAAAATTGTTTTACCCTCATGAACTGA